The Astyanax mexicanus isolate ESR-SI-001 chromosome 6, AstMex3_surface, whole genome shotgun sequence region AAGAATCAGATAATCTCGTCAATTCAGGATGTAGGTGAATCTACCACAGGTCTCTATGCAGCATCATGAGGagattattatgaaaaaaaaatacaacacaggCAAGATGCTAATTCCACTAATCAAAATGTGTTAACTGTTAACTGTATAGGACTGTAAGAACTCGCTGACCTCACCGACTAACACAGATCTTTGCATGTTTGTAATCTCCTTGACTGTCACCTCAAGTTTATCACTAAGGCTACTGCATGCTCTCTCCTTGATCGTCCCGTTCTTCAATCTGATGAGTCTTCTAATGGCTCTATTTTTACCTGTCCTATTTCAGCTCTTCCTCGCAGCACGGGCAGCAAATTACAGCTACCTCTGCCAGACGGTGGACTACTCGGAGAACCCTAATGAAGTCAGGGTGAGTAGGTTCCTGGAGCCCTTGTGATTAGCATCAGTGTGATTAGCATCAGCGTTCCTATGACTGCCTCCATGGCTGTGTCTGGCCATCGGAAACAAAATACAATGTTGATGCTCTGCAATATGATCCTGATTCTTATCAAGAGCATTCAGAGTGGGACTGTACAGGAGCTCAGTTTCACTGATCTGTGACACCCACAGACAACCCCTTCCCCCTTCTCCCAATACCTAAAGACTGACTGTCACAAATGTCATTGGGGCCAAAGATTACCCAGCCTGCGTAAGTCAGGGGTCATGATGGACTCCAGTGGTTATTTTCCACTACTCTATTTAAAATCACTGAGTTGAGGTCAAGACATGACACCCTTTCTAGGCCAGGAAGAGACATTTGGTACTGACCTAAAAGTGCCTTGTTAAAGAGATAAAtctatattaatttgtttttccatttggtaaaatgcAAAAGtatatttactgtttattattaatgttattctaAACAGATGGCAGCTGCCCTGTGGTGGTACTTTATCTCAAAGGGAGTAGAGTACCTAGACACAGTGTTCTTCATCCTACGTAAGAAGTTCAATCACGTCAGCTTCCTGCACGTTTATCACCACTGTACCATGTTCACCCTGTGGTGGATTGGCATCAAGTGGGTGGCAGGGGGACAGTGTAAGTATTTTATAAGCATGTTTGTGAGTAAAAAGTAACATTTTACTACACTTGCAGTTGCTAAACCAGTTATATGTGAAATAAGCCTTTCATAATAAAAATGTCCCTGACTTAAGCCCTATTCggacagaattagtttctcagggggacctggggtaattttctccttTATGGCaggtcctttgtgattttattcctgtccggaacgaccatgtatgtttgtttctttttggggtttttttccccctcagacgaattacctactgttttctgTGAACTCCGTGGTGCTCCGgtaatttttaattttagtcccatccggactcTTATCTCTGAGGTTCATGACCTctcgtttaataaaacagctgtttgtccactgccacacacagtaattacattttgggtgtgcgtttccacggatatccacgtaaacacaacagtgagtggaaacggaggagctactgaatgcaatgtCACATGACCAAGAAagacaaaaaactcactggtcctcctgttttttttgttttttttaactatttttcacagacatcccccctgagaaactaatcccgtccggatagggttgtagtgtacaatatatggatataACATAAGATATAACAGTTTTTACTGACCTCATTAATGTAGCTGTGGCAGTATGCCAACTTttgttttaaaatagtttaataatttatttaatttctgttttGATCATGTAtgatatttatactttattcatACTTGTAAGTTCTTAATAATTTAAACTTCATAATATATAAaacagtcttaaaatgacaataataaaacaatactttTTATCACAATACTTTCTGGCACAAATTATCAAAAAATGTCATGTCAAAATAATTTTAGAGAATTGCCTAAATGTATgagaaatgtttaatttttttcctctTGCAGCATTCTTTGGTGCTCATATGAATGCAGCTATCCATGTCCTCATGTATCTCTATTATGGGCTGGCTGCCTGTGGGCCAAAGATCCAGAAATACTTGTGGTGGAAGAAGTACCTGACAATTATCCAAATGGTATTATAAGCTTTCGTTCATTGTTGTTGTTTGTAATAATGCTGCTGCCATTAATAGATGTGATATTGTATGCCAGATGTTTGTATCTCTATTGTAAAGCCCGTGCCTCTAAAATGTTTGGTGAGAGCTAGtcaactataaatatataaacttaatTACCACTACAACTACAGATGAATGTAATTGTATACAGACTTGCAAAGCTCATTTGCTGTGAACACAATTTAACTCTTAGGGGTTGAAAGATTGGAATATTTTCATTTGTAATTGAGtggttctattattattattattattattattattattattattattattattattattattattattattattaaataggcACTTACCTAAGGTTTACATTTATTCATGGTTCACCTTCTGTATTTAAAGGTATGTCTAGTtatcatgtatttttttcttttcttcatttaTAAGACATGCATGGTTTTTATGTGCTTGAAAAAATTAAGATGCTTTAAATGCTTCTTTGAGCAATTGAAGTTTCTGTACCAAAGACTGAACCAAGATTTATGTATTTGTTGCATTGTTTATATTCAATCAGGTTAGTTTTGATTTTGCCTTGCAGTTTAGTGGACTAATGAACCTGTGTTCTGTCGTCATCCCCTGAGTCTACCTTATGCTTGAcactaattggtttgtagaaagtGATGCATGTGACATTGGCCTGTTAGTTCagtgaattgctattttaattctTCCTTCCTGTCAGAATCTGACTTTCTCTGACTGCATGTGTGTGAACCAGTAGAATGAGCGttacagattccttttatttctcttaataaaatttaatttgtaGTTACAGCAGATGCAGAAATTGTCTGTGAGGATATAAGCACAACACTTTTTCATCTTGTAATGTTTAATAGGTGATGATGTAATTGATCTGAAAGGCTGACCCATTTAGAAAAGTGCTTTACATTGCAAACGAACCAAACCATGGTTCACCTCTTTCGGTCAAACCAAATTTAATTTTGGCCTTTTTGCTTGTTTTACACATGCAATTTTAGTTCTGAACCAAGATGGGTATGAAGGCCACCTTGCAAGACACACGTTTGGCTTCCTTATGAGATGGAGAATGAGTAATATAGCTAGAACGCTTATACACAATATTTCTGAAAACTAACTTTGAGCAAACTCACATGTTTCAGCCTACTTTCGTCATTTGCTGAGGAATCATTATACCCTGCCATATTCAAGTTAGCTTTATCATTAATGGGGATTTCTAAAGGTTGTTAAAGGTTAATTGTTGTGCATTTTTGTGACTGTATATCTGTTCTGTACAATCTCCTCCTCAGATCCAGTTCCATGTTACCATTGGCCACACTGCTCTGTCCCTCTATACTGATTGCCCCTTCCCTAAGTGGATGCACTGGTGTCTGATTGGCTATGCCCTCACCTTCATCGTCCTTTTCGGAAACTTCTACTATCAGACCTACCGACGCCAGCCCCGTCGTGAAGGTCCACCCAAGGCAGGCAAAGCTGTGTCTAACGGGGCTCCTAATGGCGCGCTGGCGGCCAGTAATGGagtcactggcaagatggcagagAAGCCAGCGGCGGCAGAAAATGGAAGGAGGAAGAGAAAGGGCAGGGCGAAGCGTGACTAGAGCAGGGAGGGGACGAGGGGCAGGAACAGGCA contains the following coding sequences:
- the elovl4a gene encoding elongation of very long chain fatty acids protein 4a, with the translated sequence MDIVTHLINDTIEFYKWSLTIADKRVEKWPLMDSPLPTLAISSSYLLFLWLGPKFMKNREHFQLRKTLIVYNFSMVIFNLFIFKELFLAARAANYSYLCQTVDYSENPNEVRMAAALWWYFISKGVEYLDTVFFILRKKFNHVSFLHVYHHCTMFTLWWIGIKWVAGGQSFFGAHMNAAIHVLMYLYYGLAACGPKIQKYLWWKKYLTIIQMIQFHVTIGHTALSLYTDCPFPKWMHWCLIGYALTFIVLFGNFYYQTYRRQPRREGPPKAGKAVSNGAPNGALAASNGVTGKMAEKPAAAENGRRKRKGRAKRD